A single region of the Plantactinospora soyae genome encodes:
- a CDS encoding type 1 periplasmic-binding domain-containing protein: MRGLAAQNQPTSGRERLPSGGSEFLGLLARLLRRPRRGDRRLPLIWLVRADGAPDLIALLRRVLGRGQRRRIPHAALDLAAPSGGDIDTLLRDLHRQLSVEAFGGERLRFRHYPLADWLLHQSVVDAAEAGDDRRPALARQLRDRRGPRPAADPAGGASGDPDLVSTAYQFVFWLVRRAIPSVVFRVAISGRVPLLGPHYRWFMRQQYLAPRQSVTFLGFAERLTAGWRDGEQPDQVNKLLVHAFLEDLRQAYRRRVWRPASWRRTAYPVLLLDNVTPAGPGHTLVRLINDVRNETGRNDPLLVVASGTGPPPELPEPYSLVDAEEAYDEWVDVLPETRRLRRPAAWLIALLLADPSAGSEPRGGLLHFVPPNPPWWTRRFLPTALCLLLLVAAGVWVNARWDRSCHPRPFDGAVSVELIGGECVGYSDSAGHVFNRDPGQDRLRDVQRRIFQQNAAAEQVWQRSAQRRPLVTLVYLGTLTGNRTRADEESYVSEREELEGMATAQYALLRESAGADGAALLRVVVANGGHQMRHAGRAVALLEELVRDDPTVLGLVGLVDSRTSTAGALRELNRIGLPTLAPTLSADGMHQNSKLYLQISAPNQDQVALIDEYARQVLRVNEAHVYYTTGEDSSLDEDLYVGTLVSGLRQRFGSRLTLVQEWRVGQRLTQECGYSGLLVFAGRWSEFDGFLRGLKECGPNPPAHLVGDDSVNRYMANPGLRASAPGNLPVTYVSKAALATCAALRTARDQRDDVRGSFLSWVQADDLLSPPRCRAEGSVPVGERVSLAYDAATMVVRAVESLAARLRHANPREAWNPRAVNPVGVHTEVLRQNAENGYPGVSGLIRFAPDSGEPVAKRISLVRVAQVTDVDTEPVEVFHCGTAADEADRRCRPA; the protein is encoded by the coding sequence ATGCGGGGACTGGCCGCGCAGAACCAGCCGACCTCGGGTCGGGAGCGCCTGCCGTCCGGCGGGTCGGAATTCCTCGGCCTGCTGGCCCGGCTGCTGCGTCGGCCCCGGCGCGGAGACCGCCGGCTACCGCTGATCTGGCTGGTCCGGGCGGACGGTGCCCCGGACCTGATCGCACTGCTGCGCCGGGTGCTGGGGCGGGGCCAGCGGCGTCGGATCCCGCACGCCGCGCTCGACCTGGCGGCCCCATCCGGCGGGGACATCGACACGCTGCTGCGGGACCTGCACCGGCAACTCTCGGTGGAGGCGTTCGGCGGCGAACGCCTGCGGTTCCGGCACTACCCGCTCGCCGACTGGCTGCTGCACCAGAGCGTCGTGGACGCGGCCGAGGCGGGCGACGACCGACGACCGGCCCTGGCCCGACAGCTCCGGGACCGGCGCGGGCCACGGCCGGCCGCCGACCCCGCCGGGGGCGCGAGCGGCGACCCCGACCTGGTCTCCACCGCGTACCAGTTCGTGTTCTGGCTGGTCCGACGGGCGATTCCCAGCGTCGTCTTCCGGGTCGCGATCTCCGGTCGGGTACCGCTGCTCGGGCCGCACTACCGGTGGTTCATGCGCCAGCAGTACCTCGCCCCCCGGCAGTCGGTGACCTTCCTCGGCTTCGCCGAGCGGCTCACCGCCGGCTGGCGGGACGGGGAGCAACCGGACCAGGTGAACAAGCTGCTGGTCCACGCGTTCCTGGAGGACCTCCGGCAGGCGTACCGGCGCCGGGTCTGGCGACCCGCGAGCTGGCGCCGGACGGCGTACCCGGTGCTGTTGCTGGACAACGTCACGCCGGCCGGGCCGGGACACACCCTGGTCCGCCTGATCAACGACGTCCGCAACGAGACGGGTCGCAACGATCCGCTGCTGGTGGTCGCGTCGGGCACCGGACCCCCGCCGGAACTGCCCGAGCCGTACTCGTTGGTAGACGCCGAGGAGGCGTACGACGAATGGGTCGACGTGCTGCCGGAGACGCGGCGGCTGCGCCGACCCGCCGCCTGGCTGATCGCGTTGCTGCTGGCCGACCCGAGCGCCGGATCGGAGCCGAGGGGCGGACTGCTCCACTTCGTCCCGCCGAACCCGCCCTGGTGGACCCGCCGCTTCCTGCCCACCGCGCTGTGCCTGCTGCTGCTCGTGGCGGCCGGCGTCTGGGTCAACGCCCGGTGGGACCGCAGCTGTCATCCCCGGCCGTTCGACGGCGCGGTCTCGGTGGAGCTGATCGGCGGCGAGTGTGTCGGGTACAGCGACAGCGCCGGGCACGTCTTCAACCGCGATCCGGGTCAGGACCGGCTCCGGGACGTCCAGCGGCGGATCTTCCAACAGAACGCCGCCGCCGAGCAGGTCTGGCAGCGCAGTGCCCAGCGCCGGCCCCTGGTGACCCTCGTCTACCTCGGCACCCTGACCGGCAACCGGACCCGGGCCGACGAGGAGTCGTACGTCTCCGAGCGGGAGGAGCTGGAGGGCATGGCGACCGCGCAGTACGCGCTGCTCCGGGAGTCTGCCGGAGCCGACGGCGCGGCGCTGCTCCGGGTCGTCGTCGCCAACGGGGGCCATCAGATGCGGCACGCCGGCCGGGCGGTGGCGTTGCTCGAAGAACTGGTCCGGGACGACCCGACCGTGCTCGGCCTGGTCGGCCTGGTGGACAGCCGTACCAGCACCGCCGGAGCGCTGCGCGAACTCAACCGGATCGGGCTGCCCACGCTCGCACCGACGCTCTCGGCGGACGGCATGCACCAGAACTCCAAGCTGTACCTGCAGATCTCCGCCCCGAACCAGGACCAGGTGGCGTTGATCGACGAGTACGCCCGCCAGGTCCTGCGGGTCAACGAGGCGCACGTGTACTACACCACCGGGGAGGACAGCTCCCTGGACGAGGACCTGTACGTCGGCACCCTGGTCAGCGGACTGCGGCAGCGCTTCGGCAGCCGGCTCACCCTGGTGCAGGAGTGGCGGGTCGGTCAGCGGCTGACCCAGGAGTGCGGCTACTCCGGCCTGCTGGTCTTCGCCGGTCGGTGGTCCGAGTTCGACGGGTTCCTCCGGGGACTCAAGGAGTGCGGCCCCAATCCCCCCGCACATCTGGTCGGCGACGACTCGGTCAACCGGTACATGGCCAATCCGGGGCTCCGGGCGAGCGCACCCGGGAACCTTCCGGTGACGTACGTGTCAAAGGCCGCCCTGGCCACCTGCGCCGCCCTGCGTACCGCGCGCGACCAGCGCGACGACGTACGCGGCAGTTTCCTCTCCTGGGTGCAGGCCGACGATCTGCTCAGTCCGCCCCGGTGCCGGGCCGAGGGCAGCGTGCCGGTCGGCGAGCGGGTGAGTCTCGCCTACGACGCCGCCACGATGGTGGTACGCGCGGTGGAGAGCCTCGCCGCCCGGCTGCGACACGCCAATCCACGGGAGGCGTGGAATCCGCGGGCGGTCAACCCGGTCGGCGTACACACCGAGGTGCTGCGGCAGAACGCGGAGAACGGCTATCCCGGGGTCAGCGGCCTGATCCGGTTCGCACCCGATTCGGGTGAGCCGGTGGCCAAGCGGATCTCGCTGGTCCGGGTGGCCCAGGTGACCGACGTCGACACCGAACCGGTCGAGGTCTTCCACTGCGGTACGGCCGCCGACGAGGCCGATCGGCGCTGCCGGCCGGCGTGA
- a CDS encoding BTAD domain-containing putative transcriptional regulator: MRFEILGPQRAWQDSQELDLGPGKQRAVLAVLLLHAGRPVPTTRIVDAVWAEDPPANGPNVVQKYVAGLRRVLEPDRSPRTPGQVLSLTDAGYLLRVGTDDLDLLRFEQRTRRAQVARAEGRSSEAVGELRTALDLWRGDPFEELIGSFFDSARHRLVDMRTAALESWAELELQLGHHQEVVGELGRLVAQFPVRERLRYLLILALYRAGRQAEALTSFREIRSLLRDEHGLEPGEQLQELHRRILRSDPMLMLPEQFAPEPEVVVPAPQTIAAESRTVVVPEPVVPHPAGPGVDAAVPPAGTGVEAAVPLAGTRSAPDGPTGSAAESAPTTSSVPVAVVAEAPQVPTSGWPGAPVDGRAGGVPPFGGGPPFPLPPLTTAYRQSRAWPLWVSHLGTVLAVLTVVLSVGTFTWLIMFSYAVRRRSWPLAVAGAGYLAVAVVFCVALASMDPDPEVLPTDTETLGIFAGLLLGWLGGAVHVILINRAVKAMFGGRLVAPNERVGADQRMRREQARYLLYHYPTARTELRIGRPDLPSAFDDGGLVDINSVAEHVVAGLPGLSAEQSRQILLDRWLRGPYASLEELVARCLLPMDVADLLREILIFLPPVFPAPPAFPASAAFPARPVDGADVPSAGPTGPG, translated from the coding sequence GTGCGTTTCGAGATCCTCGGACCGCAGCGGGCCTGGCAGGACAGCCAGGAGTTGGATCTCGGTCCCGGCAAGCAGCGGGCGGTACTGGCGGTCCTGTTGCTGCACGCGGGACGTCCGGTGCCGACGACGCGGATCGTCGACGCCGTCTGGGCCGAGGACCCACCCGCGAACGGGCCCAACGTGGTGCAGAAGTACGTGGCCGGACTCCGCCGGGTCCTGGAACCGGACCGGTCCCCCCGGACTCCCGGCCAGGTGCTGAGCCTTACCGACGCCGGCTACCTGCTGCGGGTCGGTACCGACGACCTGGATCTCCTGCGCTTCGAACAGCGGACCCGGCGCGCCCAGGTGGCCCGGGCCGAGGGACGGTCGTCCGAGGCGGTCGGTGAACTACGGACCGCGCTCGATCTCTGGCGCGGCGATCCGTTCGAGGAGCTGATCGGTTCGTTCTTCGACTCGGCCCGGCACCGGCTCGTCGACATGCGGACCGCCGCCCTCGAAAGCTGGGCCGAGTTGGAGCTGCAACTCGGTCACCATCAGGAGGTGGTCGGGGAACTGGGTCGGCTGGTGGCGCAGTTCCCGGTCCGGGAGCGGCTGCGCTATCTGCTCATACTCGCGCTCTATCGGGCTGGACGGCAGGCGGAGGCGCTCACCTCGTTCCGGGAGATCCGGTCGCTGCTGCGCGACGAGCATGGCCTGGAACCCGGTGAGCAACTTCAGGAACTGCACCGCCGCATTCTGCGGTCCGATCCGATGCTGATGCTTCCGGAGCAGTTCGCGCCGGAACCGGAGGTCGTCGTGCCAGCGCCGCAGACCATCGCGGCGGAGTCGAGGACCGTCGTAGTGCCGGAGCCGGTCGTACCGCACCCGGCCGGACCGGGCGTGGACGCTGCGGTACCGCCGGCCGGAACGGGCGTGGAGGCTGCGGTACCTCTGGCCGGAACGCGGTCGGCACCCGACGGGCCGACAGGTTCGGCTGCGGAATCGGCGCCGACGACATCGTCCGTACCGGTGGCGGTGGTGGCCGAGGCGCCGCAGGTGCCGACGTCCGGCTGGCCGGGGGCGCCGGTGGATGGCAGGGCAGGAGGCGTTCCGCCCTTCGGCGGCGGGCCGCCGTTCCCGCTTCCGCCCCTGACCACGGCCTACCGGCAGAGCCGCGCCTGGCCCCTCTGGGTCAGCCACCTCGGCACCGTGCTCGCGGTGTTGACCGTCGTCCTCAGCGTCGGCACCTTCACCTGGTTGATCATGTTCAGCTACGCGGTACGGCGCCGCAGCTGGCCGCTCGCGGTGGCCGGCGCCGGCTATCTGGCGGTGGCGGTCGTCTTCTGCGTCGCGTTGGCCAGTATGGACCCGGATCCCGAGGTGCTGCCGACCGACACCGAGACGCTCGGGATCTTCGCCGGGCTACTGCTGGGTTGGTTGGGTGGCGCCGTGCACGTGATCCTGATCAACCGGGCCGTGAAGGCCATGTTCGGCGGGCGACTGGTCGCGCCCAACGAGCGGGTCGGTGCCGACCAACGAATGCGGCGGGAACAGGCCCGGTACCTGCTCTACCACTATCCGACCGCCCGGACGGAACTCCGGATCGGCCGACCGGATCTGCCGAGCGCCTTCGACGACGGTGGACTCGTCGACATCAACTCGGTCGCGGAGCACGTGGTCGCCGGGTTGCCCGGTCTCTCCGCCGAGCAGAGCCGGCAGATCCTGCTGGACCGCTGGCTGCGCGGCCCGTACGCCTCGTTGGAGGAACTGGTCGCCCGGTGCCTGCTGCCGATGGACGTGGCGGATCTTCTCCGGGAGATCCTGATCTTCCTGCCGCCGGTGTTCCCGGCTCCGCCGGCCTTTCCGGCCTCAGCGGCCTTCCCGGCCCGGCCGGTGGACGGCGCCGACGTGCCCTCGGCCGGACCGACCGGCCCCGGCTGA
- a CDS encoding helix-turn-helix domain-containing protein yields the protein MMTDVPEPLAAFIVAEIRRGRDAAGMTQDTFGRAANFSASHVSAVENRTRALSMDFIVGADRALNTGGVYERLVITLGAPSWLREWIEIEREAVALRSYQGAVLPGLLQTEAYARALLSSGLLTPEQVQVQVASRLERHTILAREDPPQIVAVIDAQVVRRAVGGREVMREQLGHLLKLTAATPLVQVQVVPESVGAYLGLGGPFVLATPPTGTDVAYLDDQLRGRVVDQTADVLSLRRAWEAISGVALSAPQSHEWITEVMEQL from the coding sequence ATGATGACGGACGTGCCGGAACCTCTCGCGGCGTTCATCGTTGCCGAGATTCGCCGGGGGCGTGACGCGGCCGGAATGACGCAAGACACCTTCGGACGCGCGGCCAACTTTTCGGCATCGCACGTCAGCGCAGTGGAAAACCGCACCCGCGCGTTGAGTATGGATTTCATCGTGGGAGCGGATCGCGCGCTGAACACTGGCGGGGTCTACGAACGGCTGGTGATCACCCTCGGGGCGCCGTCGTGGCTGCGCGAGTGGATCGAAATCGAGCGCGAGGCGGTCGCGCTGCGCAGCTATCAGGGCGCCGTACTGCCGGGCCTGCTTCAGACCGAGGCGTACGCGCGGGCATTGCTGAGCAGCGGTCTACTCACGCCCGAGCAGGTACAGGTTCAGGTTGCGTCACGGCTTGAGCGGCACACGATACTCGCCCGGGAAGATCCCCCGCAGATCGTCGCGGTGATCGACGCCCAAGTGGTGCGTCGGGCGGTCGGCGGGCGCGAGGTAATGCGTGAGCAATTAGGACACCTCCTCAAGCTGACGGCCGCTACCCCGCTCGTACAAGTCCAGGTAGTTCCCGAGTCTGTCGGGGCGTACCTTGGGCTTGGCGGGCCGTTCGTGCTGGCGACCCCGCCGACGGGCACCGACGTGGCCTACCTGGACGACCAGTTGCGCGGTCGCGTCGTCGACCAAACGGCCGACGTGCTGTCGCTGCGTCGGGCGTGGGAGGCTATCAGCGGCGTTGCCCTGTCCGCCCCGCAGTCCCACGAGTGGATCACGGAAGTGATGGAACAGCTATGA
- a CDS encoding DUF397 domain-containing protein, with translation MTGAIWQKSSRSSTNGGDCVEVARNLPSVVAVRDTKDRDGGTLAFGPDAWRAFVALATRRP, from the coding sequence CTGACCGGCGCCATCTGGCAGAAGAGCAGCCGTAGCAGTACGAACGGCGGCGACTGTGTGGAGGTCGCACGGAACCTACCCAGCGTCGTTGCCGTCCGCGATACCAAGGACCGTGACGGTGGCACGCTGGCGTTCGGCCCGGACGCGTGGCGCGCTTTCGTCGCTCTGGCGACCCGCCGACCGTAG
- a CDS encoding SDR family NAD(P)-dependent oxidoreductase, with protein MTRRLAVVSGGATGIGAAVAEGLAEDGYDILVVGRRVELLREAADRIGAGCGRPEAIAAVPADLTDPAQVSRVAEAVGDRVVDVVVNNAGGYLGGDSSTLDGVAAQWRANLDSNVLSAVLLTEALRPALRRPGGRVILLSSIAAQRGGGGPYSAAKAALHGWAYHLAQELGPDQITVNVVSPGYVVDTEFFGPRMTPEGHQRRVDATLVGRAGEPTEIAAAIRYLASPAAGYVTGQVLGVNGGSVFGR; from the coding sequence ATGACGCGACGACTGGCGGTGGTCAGCGGTGGCGCCACCGGGATCGGTGCGGCGGTCGCCGAGGGGCTGGCCGAGGACGGGTACGACATCCTCGTCGTCGGCCGGCGGGTCGAACTGCTCCGCGAGGCGGCCGATCGGATCGGGGCCGGCTGCGGCCGACCGGAGGCGATCGCGGCGGTGCCGGCGGACCTGACCGATCCGGCACAGGTGTCCCGGGTCGCCGAGGCGGTCGGGGACCGTGTCGTCGACGTGGTCGTGAACAACGCCGGCGGCTACCTCGGCGGTGATTCGTCCACTCTGGACGGCGTTGCCGCGCAGTGGCGGGCGAACCTCGACAGCAACGTGCTCAGCGCCGTACTCCTGACCGAGGCGTTGCGGCCGGCGCTGCGGCGCCCCGGTGGACGGGTGATCCTGCTCAGTTCGATCGCCGCGCAGCGGGGCGGCGGTGGCCCGTACTCGGCGGCGAAGGCGGCACTCCACGGCTGGGCGTACCACCTGGCGCAGGAACTCGGGCCGGACCAGATCACGGTCAACGTGGTCAGCCCCGGCTACGTCGTCGACACCGAGTTCTTCGGTCCCCGGATGACGCCGGAGGGACATCAGCGCCGGGTCGACGCGACCCTGGTGGGCCGGGCCGGTGAGCCAACCGAGATCGCGGCGGCGATCAGATATCTGGCCAGCCCGGCGGCCGGTTACGTGACCGGGCAGGTGCTCGGGGTCAACGGCGGATCCGTGTTCGGCCGCTGA
- a CDS encoding TetR/AcrR family transcriptional regulator, whose translation MTRTRLTASERSEQLVAAAVTAFSTAGYAGTSTDDVARLAGVSQPYVIRLFGSKQRLFIATVEHAAGRIEQAFQRAAERQPDLASLRIAYDELLVERDLLAVLLHGFAASSEPAIGFAVRVCYGRIYQLVRDLTGATAQETREFLATGMLLTVLASIHVIGPDAVAPEPWMSELAETIYKPEPGPEPEAGDAAEEERPGG comes from the coding sequence TTGACCAGGACCCGGCTGACCGCCAGCGAGCGCAGCGAACAACTGGTGGCCGCGGCGGTCACGGCGTTCTCCACCGCCGGCTACGCCGGAACCAGCACCGACGACGTGGCCCGGCTGGCCGGCGTCTCGCAGCCGTACGTGATCCGGTTGTTCGGCTCCAAGCAACGGCTCTTCATCGCCACGGTCGAGCACGCCGCCGGCCGGATCGAGCAGGCGTTCCAGCGGGCGGCCGAACGACAGCCGGACCTGGCGAGCCTGCGCATCGCCTACGACGAGTTGCTGGTCGAACGGGACCTGCTCGCCGTACTGCTGCACGGGTTCGCGGCCAGCTCCGAACCGGCGATCGGCTTCGCCGTACGGGTCTGCTACGGCCGGATCTACCAGTTGGTCCGGGACCTGACCGGCGCGACCGCCCAGGAGACCCGCGAGTTCCTGGCCACCGGAATGCTGCTCACCGTGCTGGCGTCGATCCATGTGATCGGGCCGGACGCGGTGGCCCCGGAACCGTGGATGTCGGAGCTCGCCGAGACGATCTACAAGCCTGAGCCCGGGCCTGAGCCCGAGGCCGGCGACGCCGCCGAGGAGGAGCGACCCGGCGGGTAG
- a CDS encoding DHA2 family efflux MFS transporter permease subunit, with translation MSSAPVAERAATSPPGPPDRPGGRPLAVVLAAISVPMFMVTLDNLVVTTALPVIRTELGASLTDLQWFVNAYTLPFAALLLTAAALGDRIGRRRLFIAGIGLFTLASAACALATEPWMLTTARAVQGAAGAAVMPLSLTLLAAAVPDRLRNAAIGIWGGISGLGVAVGPLVGGAVAEGLDWTWIFWLNVPIGLLAIGLAAITLRESRGPSSRLDPLGLTLSTAGVLALVWGVVHGEEHGWTSTGVLAALTGGTVLIYGFLWWERRAPAPMLPLRLFRSRTFSLVNAVAFTFSLGVFGSVFLLAQFFQVAQGLGPLEAGVRTMPWTMAPMVVAPLAGLLVGRLGVRNLIVAGQGTLAIALGWIALVSTADVAYAMLAAPLALAGIGMGLTLAPISTATLASVPAPARGVASGTTNSIRELGVAVGVAVLASVFATNGGYGSGTSFVDGLKPAVAVGAVVVAVGAVLAFWLPRTTTPID, from the coding sequence ATGTCCAGTGCACCTGTCGCGGAGCGTGCCGCCACATCTCCGCCCGGCCCACCCGACCGCCCCGGCGGCCGGCCCCTGGCCGTCGTACTCGCCGCCATCAGCGTGCCGATGTTCATGGTCACCCTGGACAACCTCGTGGTGACGACGGCACTCCCGGTGATCAGGACAGAACTCGGCGCCTCCCTGACCGATCTGCAATGGTTCGTCAACGCGTACACGCTGCCCTTTGCCGCGTTGCTGCTCACCGCCGCCGCGCTCGGCGACCGGATCGGCCGTCGGCGGCTCTTCATCGCCGGTATCGGGCTGTTCACGCTGGCCTCCGCCGCCTGCGCACTCGCCACCGAACCGTGGATGCTCACCACCGCCCGGGCGGTCCAGGGAGCCGCCGGGGCGGCGGTGATGCCGCTGTCGCTCACCCTGCTCGCCGCCGCCGTCCCCGACCGGCTCCGCAACGCCGCCATCGGAATCTGGGGCGGGATCAGCGGCCTCGGCGTCGCGGTCGGCCCACTGGTCGGCGGAGCGGTGGCCGAAGGGCTGGACTGGACCTGGATCTTCTGGCTGAACGTACCGATCGGACTGCTCGCCATCGGACTGGCCGCGATCACCCTGCGCGAGTCACGCGGCCCGTCGTCCCGGCTGGACCCGCTCGGTCTGACCCTCTCCACGGCCGGCGTGCTGGCCCTGGTCTGGGGCGTCGTGCACGGCGAGGAGCACGGCTGGACCTCGACCGGAGTGCTGGCGGCGCTGACCGGCGGCACCGTGCTGATCTACGGCTTCCTCTGGTGGGAGCGGCGTGCCCCGGCCCCGATGCTGCCGCTGCGGCTCTTCCGCTCCCGCACCTTCAGCCTGGTCAACGCGGTGGCGTTCACCTTCTCCCTCGGCGTCTTCGGCTCGGTGTTCCTGCTCGCCCAGTTCTTCCAGGTGGCACAGGGACTGGGTCCGCTGGAGGCCGGGGTACGCACGATGCCGTGGACGATGGCGCCGATGGTGGTCGCCCCGCTGGCCGGACTCCTGGTGGGCAGGCTCGGCGTCCGCAACCTGATCGTCGCCGGCCAGGGCACACTCGCTATCGCGCTCGGCTGGATCGCCCTGGTCAGTACGGCCGACGTCGCGTACGCCATGCTGGCCGCACCACTGGCGCTGGCCGGCATCGGGATGGGGCTGACCTTGGCCCCGATCAGCACCGCGACCCTGGCCAGCGTGCCGGCACCCGCCCGTGGCGTCGCCTCCGGCACCACCAACTCGATCCGGGAACTCGGCGTGGCCGTCGGAGTCGCCGTACTCGCCTCGGTTTTCGCCACCAACGGCGGCTACGGCAGCGGAACGTCCTTCGTGGACGGCCTGAAGCCGGCGGTCGCGGTGGGCGCGGTCGTGGTCGCCGTCGGTGCCGTACTCGCCTTCTGGCTGCCCCGAACCACCACCCCGATCGACTGA
- a CDS encoding branched-chain amino acid ABC transporter permease — protein sequence MTEVRTAAVTPPAAPPTADPGPVPRRGWRSALRTWSPLLVLLVFAVLPYSTISVPGIFDGPVNAPGTLQLLAICLVFGGLAAGYDLLFGRTGMLSFGHALYFAAGVYGTDILVTRAGLPLWQAALLTLTGGATLAALLGAIALRTAGIAFAMVTLAFAQVGAILVARDFGGLTGGEEGLPLDVSGLPAMLVGVTNTVNLYWLALAYLAVVVFVVHRVTGSPTGRVFAGLRDDERRIGVLGLDPYRFKLVAFTLAGTLATGGGVIYCLLVGGASPHVTSSELTLSLLVMVVLGGPGTRWGPVLGGMLYMYLDHRLTAFGASSAVDSLPGVLSAPLSQPLFVLGTVFILAVYFFPGGLAGLATRLGPLRAVLPLRRPNSAP from the coding sequence ATGACCGAGGTGAGGACGGCGGCGGTCACCCCGCCCGCCGCGCCGCCGACCGCCGACCCCGGGCCGGTACCCCGCCGGGGTTGGCGGTCGGCCCTGCGGACCTGGTCACCGCTGCTGGTACTGCTGGTGTTCGCGGTGCTGCCCTACTCGACGATCTCCGTACCGGGGATCTTCGACGGGCCGGTCAACGCGCCGGGAACGCTCCAACTGCTCGCCATCTGCCTCGTCTTCGGTGGCCTGGCGGCCGGCTACGACCTGCTGTTCGGCCGGACCGGGATGCTCTCGTTCGGGCACGCGCTCTACTTCGCCGCCGGGGTCTACGGGACCGACATCCTGGTGACCAGGGCAGGTCTGCCGCTGTGGCAGGCGGCGTTGCTGACGCTCACCGGTGGCGCCACCCTGGCCGCCCTGCTCGGAGCGATCGCGCTGCGTACCGCCGGGATCGCCTTCGCCATGGTGACCCTGGCGTTCGCCCAGGTCGGCGCGATCCTGGTGGCCCGGGACTTCGGTGGGCTGACCGGTGGCGAGGAGGGCCTGCCGCTGGACGTCTCGGGGCTGCCGGCGATGCTGGTCGGGGTCACGAACACCGTCAACCTGTACTGGCTGGCCCTGGCCTACCTGGCCGTGGTCGTCTTCGTGGTGCACCGGGTGACCGGTTCACCGACCGGGCGGGTGTTCGCCGGGCTGCGCGACGACGAGCGGCGGATCGGCGTACTCGGGCTCGACCCGTACCGGTTCAAGCTGGTCGCGTTCACCCTCGCCGGTACGTTGGCCACGGGCGGTGGGGTGATCTACTGCCTGCTGGTCGGGGGCGCGTCGCCGCACGTCACCTCCTCCGAACTGACCCTCTCGCTCCTGGTCATGGTGGTGTTGGGCGGCCCGGGTACCCGCTGGGGCCCGGTGCTGGGCGGGATGCTCTACATGTACCTGGACCATCGGCTCACCGCGTTCGGCGCCTCGTCGGCGGTGGACTCGCTGCCGGGCGTGCTGAGTGCTCCGCTGTCCCAGCCGCTCTTCGTACTCGGCACGGTCTTCATCCTGGCGGTCTACTTCTTCCCCGGCGGCCTGGCCGGGCTCGCCACCCGACTCGGCCCGCTCCGCGCGGTCCTTCCGCTCCGTCGCCCCAACTCCGCACCCTGA
- a CDS encoding branched-chain amino acid ABC transporter permease, whose translation MSTIVLLTLTGLGLAALYFLVASGLSLVFGLADVLNFAHGLFLSVGAYATWWAAGNLPGAGPSGFGFVLAVAFGVLAGAVVGMAVELVMIRPLYSRTIEQVLVTVGLSLAGVALLQATWGADARPFPRPDWTQQVTPVLGAKVPNSGLLLILAAAVVLAALLGFLRYTRYGLVIRAGVENREMVTALGIDVRKAFTLVFAIGGAAAALAGALGGVYFGSVSPSQGGSLLIFAFIVVVIGGMGSVVGSAYAAVAVGLLQQFVNYYGTSGAGDICVVALLAIVLLLRPQGIAGRAATT comes from the coding sequence GTGAGCACGATCGTGCTGTTGACGCTGACCGGGCTGGGGCTGGCCGCGCTCTACTTCCTGGTCGCCTCCGGACTGTCCCTGGTGTTCGGGCTGGCCGACGTCCTCAACTTCGCGCACGGGCTGTTCCTGTCCGTGGGCGCGTACGCCACCTGGTGGGCGGCCGGGAACCTGCCCGGTGCCGGCCCGTCCGGCTTCGGCTTCGTCCTCGCGGTCGCGTTCGGCGTGCTCGCCGGGGCGGTGGTCGGGATGGCCGTCGAGCTGGTCATGATCCGCCCGCTCTACTCCCGGACCATCGAGCAGGTGCTGGTGACGGTCGGGCTGTCCCTGGCCGGGGTGGCGCTGCTCCAGGCCACCTGGGGCGCGGACGCGCGTCCGTTCCCCCGGCCGGACTGGACCCAGCAGGTGACCCCGGTGCTCGGTGCCAAGGTGCCGAACTCGGGACTCCTGCTCATCCTCGCCGCCGCGGTGGTCCTCGCCGCACTGCTCGGCTTCCTCCGCTACACCCGGTACGGACTGGTGATCCGGGCCGGGGTGGAGAACCGGGAGATGGTCACCGCGCTCGGCATCGACGTACGGAAGGCGTTCACCCTGGTCTTCGCGATCGGCGGGGCCGCCGCCGCGCTGGCCGGAGCGCTCGGTGGGGTCTACTTCGGTTCGGTCTCACCCAGCCAGGGCGGGTCGCTGCTGATCTTCGCCTTCATCGTGGTGGTGATCGGCGGCATGGGCTCGGTGGTCGGCTCCGCGTACGCCGCCGTCGCGGTCGGCCTGCTCCAGCAGTTCGTCAACTACTACGGCACCTCCGGCGCGGGGGACATCTGCGTGGTCGCGCTCCTCGCGATTGTGCTGCTGCTCCGCCCGCAGGGCATCGCCGGAAGGGCGGCAACGACATGA